A genomic segment from Syntrophotalea acetylenivorans encodes:
- the flhF gene encoding flagellar biosynthesis protein FlhF, with the protein MLVKVFEAENMPDALKKVKETLGSEALILSTRTVRKGMGVFRKPIYEVTAAIDSDESPRQPQPQRESKNAPVSRPERDEDEITYQQLWKQRKVVDPLEDEIRELKNQVASQDLGTVRDEIDELKALIKQLSEQPAAQPPGPQTPPPAIMTREVAARRVRKPTADSSSGDDIQEMALLRNNLTNYGIDAEAAEAIEQYAWETLSPQQMQNQERLKEFYSDAVQSLVRVTGPFHCASKQRRIALVGPTGVGKTTTIAKLAANLLLQGGIRIALVTIDTYRIAAVEQLKVYGELMNVPVEVVITPEQLQEVFARHQDKDLILIDTAGRSPKDEVSITELNKFLGPESATENHLVLAASTRDSELQSTVVNFGRLPLHSLVFTKLDECDQRGSLLNVPLHQDLPLSYLTNGQRVPEDLLVADPAAVAGFVIQQP; encoded by the coding sequence ATGCTGGTTAAAGTATTCGAAGCGGAAAATATGCCGGATGCCCTGAAGAAAGTTAAAGAAACTTTGGGCTCCGAGGCTCTGATTCTCTCAACCCGTACGGTACGCAAAGGGATGGGAGTATTTCGCAAACCCATCTATGAGGTAACAGCGGCCATCGATTCGGACGAATCACCACGGCAGCCGCAACCTCAGCGTGAGAGCAAAAATGCTCCGGTCTCCCGACCGGAAAGGGATGAAGACGAGATCACCTACCAGCAACTCTGGAAGCAACGCAAGGTAGTCGACCCCCTTGAAGACGAAATCAGAGAGCTTAAGAACCAGGTTGCCAGTCAGGACCTGGGGACTGTACGAGATGAAATCGACGAACTCAAAGCGTTGATTAAGCAACTCTCTGAACAACCGGCAGCGCAGCCTCCTGGACCGCAAACGCCGCCCCCGGCGATAATGACCCGTGAAGTTGCAGCACGACGAGTTCGCAAGCCGACTGCCGACAGTTCAAGCGGCGATGATATTCAGGAAATGGCCCTGCTGCGTAATAATTTGACCAACTACGGTATCGACGCCGAAGCGGCCGAAGCCATCGAACAGTACGCCTGGGAAACCCTCTCGCCCCAACAGATGCAGAACCAGGAGCGGCTCAAGGAATTCTACTCCGACGCCGTTCAATCTCTGGTACGAGTGACCGGTCCCTTCCACTGTGCCTCCAAACAAAGGCGTATCGCCCTGGTCGGACCGACCGGTGTGGGAAAAACAACGACCATCGCCAAGTTGGCTGCCAACCTGCTGCTGCAAGGAGGCATCCGTATCGCCCTGGTGACCATCGATACCTATCGTATCGCCGCAGTAGAACAGCTCAAGGTTTACGGCGAACTGATGAATGTACCGGTAGAGGTAGTTATTACTCCGGAACAACTACAGGAGGTCTTTGCCCGTCATCAAGACAAAGATCTGATCCTCATCGATACCGCCGGGCGTAGCCCCAAGGACGAAGTGAGCATCACCGAATTGAATAAGTTTCTCGGCCCCGAATCCGCCACCGAGAACCACCTGGTGCTGGCCGCCTCCACGCGAGACAGCGAACTGCAATCTACAGTGGTCAACTTCGGTCGTTTGCCTTTGCACAGTCTGGTTTTCACCAAACTGGATGAATGCGACCAACGCGGCTCGCTGTTGAACGTGCCTCTTCATCAGGACCTGCCCCTATCCTACCTGACCAATGGCCAACGAGTACCGGAAGACCTTTTGGTTGCGGACCCCGCAGCCGTGGCTGGTTTTGTCATTCAACAACCATAA
- a CDS encoding MinD/ParA family protein: MSATHELSDQAETLRSLQEQLVDHSPAETGNHTPPRVFTVTSGKGGVGKTAVVANMSIALAKQGKKVLIIDADLGLANIDVVFGLTPRFNLNHFFSGERHLAEIMVEGPLGIKILPAGSGVQQFTNLDGGQKMRFMEELDNLHESFDIVLIDTEAGISENVTYFSVAAHDILMVTSPDPTAITDAYALMKLLSTRYHQKVFSLIVNSVTNNEEGLEVYQKLTTVANRYLSISIDYMGCIPFDKRVRESIRRQQPMINLYPTSRTSNAFTSFAKGLLVMPQDLQPKGTLQFFWKRLMTMTPEEI, translated from the coding sequence ATGAGCGCGACTCACGAATTATCAGATCAAGCTGAAACCTTACGGTCTTTGCAGGAGCAACTCGTTGATCATTCTCCGGCCGAGACCGGTAATCATACGCCACCCCGCGTCTTCACCGTTACCAGCGGCAAGGGTGGCGTGGGCAAAACCGCCGTTGTAGCCAACATGTCTATCGCCTTGGCCAAGCAAGGCAAAAAGGTGCTGATTATCGACGCCGATCTTGGCCTGGCCAACATCGATGTAGTCTTCGGCCTGACGCCTCGATTTAACCTTAACCATTTTTTCTCCGGTGAACGACATCTGGCGGAAATCATGGTCGAAGGTCCCCTCGGCATCAAAATTCTGCCGGCAGGATCCGGAGTGCAGCAGTTCACCAACCTGGATGGCGGCCAAAAGATGCGTTTCATGGAAGAGCTCGACAATCTGCATGAGTCTTTTGACATCGTGCTTATCGACACCGAAGCCGGCATTTCCGAAAATGTCACCTACTTCAGCGTCGCGGCACATGACATTCTTATGGTGACTTCTCCCGATCCAACAGCCATCACCGATGCCTATGCCCTGATGAAGCTGCTCTCGACGCGCTACCATCAAAAGGTCTTTTCTCTGATTGTCAATTCCGTGACCAACAACGAAGAAGGCCTTGAGGTCTACCAAAAACTCACCACAGTAGCCAACCGCTACTTGTCGATTTCCATCGATTACATGGGCTGCATCCCCTTCGACAAACGGGTGCGTGAATCCATTCGGCGGCAGCAGCCGATGATTAATCTCTATCCGACCAGCAGAACCAGCAATGCCTTTACGTCTTTTGCCAAGGGCTTGCTGGTCATGCCGCAGGACTTGCAGCCTAAAGGCACGCTGCAGTTTTTCTGGAAAAGGCTCATGACCATGACCCCCGAGGAGATCTGA
- a CDS encoding FliA/WhiG family RNA polymerase sigma factor has translation MKAAVPYSPPGADAKDRLIKAHLYMISFLADRMITQVPAFMSREDIASAAMLGLVDAAGRFDPGQGVLFKTFAEKRMRGAVLDEVRRMDWFSRTLRKKQGQIQKAIDDLVRTLGRDPEEHEIAAELEMSLEEYRQLLSETSHLGCVSLHETIGESEHGPSLLDNLVNEGDKTALEMLETSELAQQLAEYIDRLSEKERLVVTLYYYEELSQKEIAEVLEISEGRVSQLHSQSLIKLKNHIGRSAKQQRSPLKR, from the coding sequence ATGAAGGCAGCGGTTCCTTACAGCCCACCGGGAGCAGACGCTAAAGACCGCCTGATCAAGGCACACCTTTATATGATCAGCTTCTTGGCCGACCGCATGATAACGCAGGTGCCGGCCTTCATGTCCCGGGAAGATATCGCCAGCGCCGCCATGCTCGGTCTGGTTGATGCTGCCGGAAGATTTGACCCCGGTCAGGGCGTTCTGTTCAAGACCTTTGCTGAAAAACGCATGCGCGGTGCCGTCCTCGACGAAGTACGACGCATGGATTGGTTTTCTCGCACCCTGCGCAAAAAACAGGGGCAGATTCAAAAAGCCATTGATGATTTGGTCCGCACCCTGGGACGCGACCCGGAAGAACATGAAATCGCCGCAGAGCTCGAAATGAGCCTTGAGGAATATCGCCAATTGCTTTCAGAAACCAGTCACCTCGGCTGCGTCAGCCTGCATGAAACCATTGGCGAATCGGAACATGGCCCCAGCCTGTTGGACAACCTGGTAAACGAAGGGGATAAAACCGCCCTGGAAATGCTGGAAACCAGTGAACTGGCCCAACAGTTGGCGGAATATATCGATCGACTGTCGGAAAAAGAGCGTCTGGTGGTAACCCTCTACTATTACGAAGAATTGAGCCAAAAGGAGATTGCCGAAGTACTGGAAATCTCCGAGGGGCGCGTTTCACAGCTGCACAGCCAGTCGCTGATCAAGCTAAAAAATCACATCGGGCGCAGCGCCAAGCAACAACGCAGCCCCCTTAAGCGCTGA
- a CDS encoding flagellar hook-basal body protein, translating into MSSGQYSALSGALTRMKLMDSISDNLSNNKTVGFKKSRVVFEAKLAAAQNLHSNAALSLTRAKEGLTDYGQGPLVRSGVPTHVAIDGPGFFKVQEDADTVCYTRQGNFRLDELGTLVNGAGMKVLGEDGKPILLDNPDVLINEMGNIQLADGGVKPLPLYTFDDQAVMQRKGGGLFSVSKEDIQDYEQRVLEPRILQGQIEDSNVNMMQEMGKMIETMRAFEACQKMLKNYNTLAEKSIQIGKIG; encoded by the coding sequence ATGAGCAGCGGACAATACAGCGCACTTTCCGGCGCCCTGACCCGAATGAAACTGATGGACTCCATCAGCGACAACCTGTCCAACAATAAAACCGTTGGTTTTAAAAAATCCCGGGTGGTCTTCGAGGCCAAACTGGCCGCAGCCCAAAACCTGCACAGCAACGCCGCCCTGTCCCTCACTCGGGCCAAAGAAGGATTAACCGACTACGGCCAGGGGCCATTGGTTCGCAGCGGAGTTCCAACTCACGTGGCCATCGATGGGCCTGGTTTCTTTAAAGTACAGGAAGATGCAGATACCGTCTGCTATACCCGCCAGGGCAATTTCCGTCTGGATGAACTCGGTACTTTGGTGAATGGAGCCGGAATGAAAGTTCTCGGCGAAGATGGCAAACCGATCCTGCTGGACAACCCCGATGTCCTGATTAACGAAATGGGCAATATCCAACTGGCGGATGGCGGTGTCAAACCATTGCCCCTGTATACCTTTGACGACCAGGCGGTTATGCAGAGGAAGGGTGGCGGCTTGTTCAGCGTCAGCAAAGAAGACATTCAAGACTATGAACAGCGAGTCCTGGAACCCCGGATTCTTCAAGGACAGATTGAGGACTCTAACGTCAATATGATGCAGGAAATGGGCAAGATGATCGAAACGATGCGGGCCTTCGAGGCCTGTCAGAAAATGCTCAAAAACTATAATACGCTGGCCGAAAAATCGATTCAGATCGGCAAAATCGGCTAA
- the flgG gene encoding flagellar basal-body rod protein FlgG gives MIRALWTAATGMETQQTNMDVIANNLANVNSAGFKKSRADFQDILYQTVKIAGSSSSPGVEIPTGVQVGLGSRVAAVQKIFTTGDMQQTGNDLDVAVEGSGFFQISMPSGETAYTRAGAFKKDGTGRLVTSDGYPLYPEIVIPENATQVSIGQYGTVEVFLDGEATPTEVGTIELTRFSNPAGLEALGHNLFGETPTTGAPAIGTPGDNGFGILAQGFLEGSNVNIMEEMVNMIAGQRAYEINSKAIKTADDMLQMTNNLM, from the coding sequence ATGATCAGGGCATTGTGGACCGCAGCCACCGGCATGGAAACCCAGCAGACCAACATGGACGTTATCGCCAACAACCTGGCCAACGTTAACAGCGCTGGATTTAAGAAGAGCCGCGCGGATTTTCAGGATATTCTCTATCAAACAGTTAAGATTGCCGGATCTTCTTCCTCTCCCGGAGTAGAAATTCCCACGGGGGTCCAGGTCGGTCTCGGTTCCCGGGTTGCCGCAGTACAAAAAATCTTTACCACCGGAGATATGCAACAAACCGGTAACGATCTCGATGTGGCAGTCGAAGGTTCCGGCTTCTTTCAGATCTCCATGCCCAGCGGCGAAACAGCCTACACTCGAGCCGGCGCCTTTAAGAAAGACGGCACCGGACGCCTAGTTACCTCAGACGGCTATCCTCTCTATCCTGAAATCGTCATTCCGGAAAATGCGACTCAGGTTTCCATCGGCCAATACGGCACCGTGGAAGTCTTTCTTGACGGCGAAGCCACTCCGACCGAGGTTGGTACCATCGAATTGACCCGCTTCAGTAATCCTGCCGGTCTTGAAGCTCTGGGCCACAACCTGTTCGGCGAAACTCCGACCACCGGTGCGCCGGCAATCGGCACCCCGGGCGATAACGGTTTCGGCATTCTGGCCCAGGGATTTCTGGAAGGCTCCAACGTCAATATCATGGAAGAAATGGTCAACATGATCGCCGGACAACGCGCCTACGAAATCAATTCCAAGGCCATCAAAACAGCGGACGATATGCTGCAGATGACCAACAACCTCATGTAA
- the flgA gene encoding flagellar basal body P-ring formation chaperone FlgA translates to MNFALRLSAIICLSCLLSLPLIRVGHAAAVERQQQIVIKPEQVQKHLEDYLDQHRSKMPQVKLRFRHLRLPKAFSVPAGRLTCEINPSNPRVLSSSRFNLIFRVDGKAVKNLAVSATLEALAEVAVVAGDLQRGTIITEQHIELAERDLNRLRAPCFDSGELLGKRLKRSLRKGDVFERSAVAFPPMVKRGEIVTITAQKGALTVTAKGMAQQNGNAGDMIRVRNISSQKDLICKVAGPVAVTVEL, encoded by the coding sequence ATGAATTTTGCGCTGCGCTTATCCGCCATCATCTGTTTGAGCTGTCTTTTGTCCCTCCCCCTGATCCGGGTGGGACACGCCGCCGCAGTTGAGAGGCAACAACAGATTGTCATCAAACCTGAGCAGGTGCAAAAACACCTTGAGGATTACCTGGATCAACACCGCAGTAAAATGCCTCAGGTCAAACTCCGGTTCCGTCATCTCCGTCTGCCAAAAGCCTTTTCGGTTCCAGCCGGTCGCCTGACCTGCGAAATCAACCCTTCGAATCCTCGAGTTCTGTCGAGCAGCCGTTTTAATCTGATTTTCCGGGTTGACGGAAAGGCGGTGAAGAACCTCGCCGTCAGTGCGACCCTCGAGGCCCTCGCAGAAGTCGCTGTCGTTGCTGGCGACCTGCAGCGCGGCACGATTATCACGGAACAACACATTGAGCTGGCCGAAAGGGACCTCAACCGCCTGCGGGCCCCCTGTTTCGATAGCGGCGAACTCCTCGGCAAACGCCTGAAGCGCTCCCTGCGCAAAGGCGATGTTTTTGAGCGATCGGCCGTGGCCTTTCCGCCGATGGTGAAACGAGGAGAGATTGTCACCATCACGGCCCAAAAAGGAGCGTTGACCGTTACCGCTAAAGGCATGGCCCAGCAAAACGGCAATGCCGGAGACATGATCCGAGTACGCAACATCAGTTCGCAAAAAGACCTGATCTGCAAAGTCGCCGGCCCGGTTGCGGTGACCGTGGAGTTATAA
- a CDS encoding flagellar basal body L-ring protein FlgH, whose protein sequence is MNNRLLSLIFGALLLSGCAARAPFPTTELPSDNAPEITVETPQTSGSLWTENKGSLFGDIKARQIGDILTVAIFEQASASREATTETGRSSSSEAGISKFLGFETDFSKINSAIDPTSLIATNYDNDFKGSGSTSRKENLVATLSTRVVEVFPNGNLRIEGGKTVTVNHEEQIIVLTGIVRPNDISSQNVIDSKYVLDAKIAYTGKGVISDKQRPGWMTRILDNVWPF, encoded by the coding sequence ATGAATAATCGACTACTCAGCCTGATCTTCGGTGCCCTTTTGCTCTCCGGATGCGCTGCCCGTGCCCCTTTTCCAACCACCGAACTTCCTTCGGATAACGCTCCTGAAATAACCGTGGAAACGCCACAAACCAGCGGTTCTTTATGGACCGAGAACAAGGGCAGCCTGTTTGGTGATATCAAAGCCCGTCAGATTGGCGATATCCTGACCGTGGCAATTTTTGAACAAGCCAGCGCCAGCCGAGAGGCAACGACGGAGACCGGCCGTTCCAGCAGCAGCGAAGCCGGGATCAGTAAGTTCCTCGGTTTTGAAACAGATTTCAGCAAGATCAACAGCGCCATCGACCCAACCAGCCTGATCGCCACCAACTACGATAATGATTTCAAGGGATCCGGCAGTACTTCGCGCAAGGAAAATCTGGTTGCGACCCTTTCGACCCGAGTGGTTGAGGTTTTCCCTAACGGCAACCTGCGTATCGAAGGAGGTAAGACGGTCACGGTCAACCATGAGGAGCAGATTATCGTCCTGACCGGCATTGTACGCCCCAACGATATTTCATCACAGAATGTGATCGACTCCAAATATGTACTCGACGCCAAAATCGCTTACACCGGCAAAGGAGTCATCAGCGATAAACAGCGTCCAGGCTGGATGACACGTATCCTCGACAACGTCTGGCCGTTTTAA
- a CDS encoding flagellar basal body P-ring protein FlgI, giving the protein MKEFQKHIFADFLTGWPFTLLLILLLLPSVATAARIKDIAQIEGVRSNQLVGYGLVIGLNGTGDSDSTQFTVQSLVNMMERLGVTVSRDDVKVDNVAAVIVTAELPPFAKAGTTIDVTVSSIGDADSLAGGSLLMTPLKAPDGNIYAVAQGPLIVGSLAFGGKAAKVQKNHPTVGRLPGGALVEREIPFTLNPDSQLRYQLAEADFTTVSRIAAVINNHFKSPLATPVDSASLNVAIPLPYRERLVDFVATLEGLPVQPDATAKIVVNEKTGTIVMGEGVRIATVAVSHGNLNLVISESAEVSQPFPFSQGETVAIPQTDIAASEDEGNLVVLQMGVSIGDVAQALNAIGATPRDLIAIFQAIKASGALHAELVVL; this is encoded by the coding sequence ATGAAAGAATTCCAGAAACATATTTTCGCCGATTTTCTAACCGGTTGGCCGTTCACCCTGCTGCTAATCCTTTTGCTGCTCCCTTCTGTCGCCACGGCGGCACGCATCAAGGATATCGCTCAGATCGAAGGAGTGCGCAGCAACCAACTGGTCGGCTACGGTCTGGTCATCGGCCTCAACGGCACCGGCGACAGTGATAGTACTCAATTTACCGTGCAGTCGCTGGTCAATATGATGGAGCGTCTCGGGGTTACTGTGAGCCGGGATGACGTCAAGGTCGACAACGTGGCCGCGGTCATCGTTACCGCCGAACTGCCGCCCTTTGCCAAGGCCGGCACCACGATCGATGTGACGGTCTCCTCCATTGGCGATGCCGACAGCCTGGCCGGCGGCAGTCTGCTCATGACCCCCCTTAAAGCACCCGATGGAAATATCTACGCTGTCGCTCAGGGGCCTTTGATCGTCGGTTCCCTGGCCTTTGGCGGCAAGGCGGCCAAAGTGCAGAAAAACCACCCAACCGTCGGCCGTTTACCGGGCGGTGCGCTGGTGGAAAGGGAAATCCCCTTTACCCTGAACCCCGACAGCCAACTTCGCTACCAGCTTGCGGAAGCCGACTTCACTACCGTATCCCGTATCGCAGCAGTGATTAACAATCACTTTAAGAGCCCACTGGCGACTCCTGTTGACAGCGCAAGCCTGAATGTTGCTATCCCCTTGCCCTACCGGGAACGATTAGTGGATTTCGTCGCCACCCTCGAAGGCCTGCCGGTTCAACCCGATGCCACGGCCAAAATCGTGGTCAATGAGAAGACCGGCACCATCGTCATGGGCGAAGGGGTCCGTATCGCTACCGTAGCGGTATCCCACGGCAATCTCAATCTGGTCATCAGCGAATCGGCCGAAGTCTCCCAACCCTTCCCCTTTTCCCAAGGAGAAACGGTCGCAATACCGCAAACGGACATTGCCGCATCTGAAGATGAAGGCAACCTGGTGGTGTTGCAAATGGGGGTCAGTATCGGCGATGTGGCTCAGGCACTCAACGCCATTGGCGCCACCCCGCGTGATTTGATAGCCATCTTCCAGGCCATTAAGGCTTCCGGCGCATTGCATGCCGAGCTGGTGGTTCTGTAG
- a CDS encoding rod-binding protein: protein MELSFDPRMLISQASSPEKPERQSGNDPEQLRKKCQDFEAIMVQAMLKSMRDSVPDGGLLPKGNDQQIFQDLMDQNVAIEMSRKQGMGIADALFRQLQKLETSE, encoded by the coding sequence ATGGAACTATCCTTCGATCCCCGCATGCTTATCAGCCAGGCCAGCAGCCCCGAGAAACCGGAGAGACAATCCGGCAATGACCCGGAGCAACTGCGTAAAAAATGCCAGGACTTCGAAGCGATCATGGTTCAGGCGATGCTCAAAAGTATGCGGGATTCGGTCCCCGACGGGGGCCTGCTCCCCAAAGGCAACGACCAACAGATTTTTCAAGACCTAATGGATCAAAACGTGGCCATAGAAATGTCCCGCAAACAAGGCATGGGCATCGCCGACGCCCTGTTCCGCCAACTGCAAAAACTGGAAACGAGTGAATAG